A part of Desulfobacter sp. genomic DNA contains:
- the tsaB gene encoding tRNA (adenosine(37)-N6)-threonylcarbamoyltransferase complex dimerization subunit type 1 TsaB: MRLFSLSTAEQGASMALFQGRELICESFWTGAKSHSKRLMAMVEQMVKDRAGLDISDIDGFIAARGPGSFTGLRIGISVIKGLAAAVSKPCAGVSSLDGIAWRFYPASAPVCVMMDAKRQEVYTALYRFERGRLVEKSQERVCPPDEAIDAAGEAALFAGSGSKAYAELIKERAGSSAWISPMHMDAVSAAAMAGPALGNPGFFTAEENCLVPVYLRKSDAEIHFSQKSVS, translated from the coding sequence ATGCGCCTCTTTTCCCTGAGTACGGCAGAGCAGGGGGCAAGCATGGCCCTGTTCCAGGGGCGGGAGTTGATTTGCGAGTCCTTCTGGACCGGGGCAAAAAGCCACTCCAAACGTCTCATGGCCATGGTGGAACAAATGGTTAAGGACCGGGCCGGGCTTGACATTTCCGATATCGACGGATTTATTGCCGCCAGGGGGCCGGGAAGTTTCACCGGGCTGCGCATCGGGATCAGTGTCATTAAGGGGCTGGCCGCTGCTGTGTCAAAACCCTGCGCCGGGGTGTCCAGCCTTGACGGCATTGCCTGGCGGTTTTACCCGGCATCGGCGCCTGTCTGTGTGATGATGGATGCAAAACGGCAGGAGGTCTATACGGCCCTGTACCGGTTTGAGAGGGGGCGGCTGGTTGAAAAGTCCCAAGAGCGGGTCTGTCCCCCGGATGAGGCGATTGATGCCGCGGGTGAGGCGGCCTTGTTTGCCGGATCCGGCTCTAAGGCCTATGCCGAACTCATTAAAGAACGGGCAGGAAGCAGTGCCTGGATATCCCCCATGCATATGGATGCTGTCAGTGCAGCGGCCATGGCCGGCCCTGCGCTGGGGAACCCGGGTTTTTTCACTGCAGAAGAAAATTGCCTGGTTCCCGTTTATCTTCGGAAATCCGATGCGGAGATTCATTTTTCACAAAAATCAGTATCTTGA
- the greA gene encoding transcription elongation factor GreA, which translates to MEQIPITKQGYGALKKELERLKTVERPENIKAIEVARAHGDLSENAEYHAAKERQSFLEGRIGELSYKVANAKIIDPDTVPKDVVRFASRVLVENLDSEEEVEYMIVGADEADIKQGKISVSSPLGASLIGKEPGEEAIVQAPGGKRVYEIIDIL; encoded by the coding sequence TTGGAGCAGATACCTATTACAAAGCAGGGCTATGGCGCCTTGAAAAAAGAACTGGAAAGACTGAAAACCGTTGAGCGGCCTGAGAATATTAAGGCCATTGAGGTTGCCCGTGCCCATGGTGATCTGTCCGAGAACGCCGAATACCATGCGGCCAAAGAGCGGCAGTCTTTTCTTGAAGGACGGATAGGAGAGTTGTCTTACAAGGTGGCCAATGCCAAGATCATTGACCCGGATACCGTACCCAAGGATGTGGTCCGGTTTGCCAGCCGGGTGCTGGTGGAAAACCTGGATTCCGAGGAAGAGGTGGAATACATGATCGTTGGTGCGGACGAAGCCGACATCAAGCAGGGCAAAATTTCCGTATCCTCTCCCCTGGGCGCATCCCTCATCGGCAAAGAGCCGGGTGAGGAGGCTATTGTCCAGGCTCCGGGCGGAAAACGGGTTTATGAAATTATTGATATATTGTAA
- a CDS encoding chemotaxis protein CheX: protein MDVTLVNPFIEGTLHILDTTAFVKVKPEPPFLKPDGVANGDITGFLEISGDLEGTAAISFSEKSILGIVSAMFGEEMTEINEEITDAVGEISNMVAGHVTTKIAELDKKIKVKLVEVLHGRGQDVPHNKAANHVVSVPFRTTKGKVVVEVCYAGT from the coding sequence ATGGACGTAACGCTTGTCAATCCTTTCATTGAAGGGACTTTGCACATACTTGACACCACCGCTTTCGTAAAAGTAAAGCCTGAACCCCCTTTTTTAAAGCCTGACGGTGTTGCAAATGGTGATATAACGGGGTTCTTGGAGATTTCTGGGGACCTTGAGGGGACTGCCGCGATTTCCTTCTCGGAAAAAAGTATTCTAGGCATCGTTTCCGCCATGTTCGGGGAGGAAATGACCGAGATCAATGAGGAGATCACAGATGCCGTGGGGGAAATTTCCAATATGGTGGCCGGCCACGTCACCACAAAGATTGCCGAACTTGATAAAAAGATTAAAGTGAAATTGGTGGAGGTGCTTCATGGCAGGGGGCAGGATGTCCCCCATAATAAAGCTGCCAACCATGTAGTCAGTGTCCCCTTCCGAACCACCAAAGGCAAGGTGGTTGTGGAGGTCTGCTACGCCGGTACCTGA
- a CDS encoding D-alanyl-D-alanine carboxypeptidase has translation MTLSCCSNRVFQLIIFLLLLCAPGISEGRQAGYLLADAQGKILYAENEDQLFIPASITKILTSLAALETLGRDYRFETWIGYAPEMRNLYIKGFGDPLLISEQIQKMAHELVRQNGFRTLNNIILDHSFFSQNIVIPGTGESNNPYDATTGALCANFNTLYFKWDKSQKTYVSAEPQTPLPSIFQAEIGKSGLNQGRILLALPHRRLYPGLLAKTFLKNEGVMVRGEINEGTFPPKDVVRLNFKSGFTLAEAVEKLLRFSNNFMANQIMLSMGAIQCGAPATLEKGVDHLNSFSKNRLGLKGYKLAEGSGLSRRNRFTPRQMLKILMAFMPYHRLMRTQGNEFYKTGTLSDVKTRAGYFRGKDERLYPFVIMVNHSNKGYSSIRRLLKEKVATLSSAT, from the coding sequence ATGACTTTATCCTGTTGTTCAAATAGAGTTTTCCAACTGATTATATTCTTATTGCTCCTCTGCGCTCCAGGCATCTCTGAAGGCCGGCAGGCGGGTTATCTTCTGGCCGATGCCCAGGGGAAAATTTTGTATGCCGAAAATGAAGACCAGCTGTTTATCCCTGCATCCATAACCAAAATCCTTACCTCCCTTGCGGCACTGGAAACCCTGGGGCGGGATTACAGGTTTGAAACATGGATAGGGTATGCCCCGGAAATGAGGAATTTATATATCAAAGGGTTTGGCGACCCCTTATTGATTTCTGAACAGATTCAAAAAATGGCTCATGAACTGGTTAGGCAAAACGGATTCCGTACCCTCAACAACATCATTCTGGATCATAGTTTTTTCAGCCAAAATATAGTGATTCCCGGGACCGGAGAATCCAACAATCCATACGATGCGACCACCGGGGCCTTATGCGCCAATTTCAATACGCTTTATTTCAAATGGGACAAGAGTCAGAAAACATATGTCAGCGCCGAACCGCAAACGCCTCTGCCTTCCATTTTCCAGGCGGAAATCGGCAAATCAGGATTAAACCAGGGAAGGATTTTGCTGGCGCTACCCCATCGCCGCCTATACCCTGGCCTGCTGGCCAAAACCTTCCTGAAAAATGAAGGGGTTATGGTAAGAGGAGAAATCAATGAGGGGACGTTCCCGCCCAAAGATGTGGTCCGGCTTAATTTTAAATCCGGATTCACCTTGGCGGAAGCGGTGGAAAAACTGCTGCGGTTTTCCAACAATTTCATGGCCAACCAAATTATGCTGAGTATGGGGGCGATCCAATGCGGCGCACCTGCAACCCTTGAAAAAGGCGTGGATCACCTCAACAGCTTCTCAAAAAACCGACTCGGACTAAAGGGGTATAAGCTGGCCGAAGGTTCGGGATTGTCACGCAGGAACCGGTTTACCCCCCGGCAGATGCTTAAAATCCTCATGGCATTTATGCCATACCATCGGTTGATGCGGACCCAAGGAAACGAATTCTACAAAACAGGAACCTTATCCGATGTGAAAACAAGGGCCGGGTATTTTAGGGGAAAAGATGAGCGCCTCTACCCCTTTGTCATCATGGTAAACCACTCTAACAAGGGGTATTCCAGCATCCGCAGGTTGCTGAAAGAGAAGGTGGCCACCCTTTCGTCAGCCACCTGA
- a CDS encoding PilZ domain-containing protein → MGMAFNAEKIFLPSVGVDLVFNMDTDTPISRASIIYDADYKNKTITIAQPNPALTPNTAFDQLHLTTIVHTGQRRTRIGINCLPVKFIENYPLANRTTTRALILQYTLPASETNIRSAFRLAVSTSHTVKGKLLYNQKDFFTVKDFRVKDISFTGLGIVVPKKRGKAVPVLAGLRVGTLLPMGISLVDNKKETPLATFPLKVKVVRVNQNYSETHILIGMRIQGITPENEELLIKFIHEAQIAELKRISQKG, encoded by the coding sequence ATGGGCATGGCATTCAACGCAGAAAAAATCTTTCTACCGTCAGTAGGTGTGGATCTGGTATTCAATATGGATACCGACACGCCTATCTCAAGGGCGTCCATTATCTACGATGCCGACTATAAGAACAAAACCATCACCATTGCACAACCCAATCCGGCTCTGACCCCAAACACTGCCTTTGACCAACTCCACCTGACAACCATTGTCCACACCGGGCAACGCAGGACCAGAATAGGGATAAACTGCCTGCCGGTAAAGTTTATTGAGAACTACCCTTTGGCCAACCGGACAACCACCCGGGCGCTGATTCTCCAGTATACCCTGCCCGCCTCTGAAACTAATATCCGGTCCGCATTCAGACTCGCAGTCAGCACCAGCCATACGGTAAAGGGAAAACTGCTTTACAACCAGAAGGATTTCTTCACCGTCAAAGATTTCAGGGTAAAAGACATCTCTTTTACGGGGCTTGGCATCGTGGTTCCCAAAAAAAGGGGAAAAGCCGTTCCCGTCCTGGCGGGGTTAAGGGTGGGCACACTCCTGCCAATGGGGATTTCCCTTGTGGATAACAAAAAGGAAACGCCCCTGGCCACCTTTCCCCTGAAAGTAAAAGTGGTAAGGGTCAATCAGAACTATTCCGAAACCCATATCCTCATCGGCATGAGAATCCAAGGAATCACGCCTGAAAACGAAGAACTGCTAATTAAATTTATACACGAAGCCCAGATTGCGGAACTAAAAAGAATCAGCCAGAAAGGCTGA
- a CDS encoding OmpA family protein, whose amino-acid sequence MDAFSLKLRSMARMLSATLPAVAILIFCTANANGYYDNKKLNTGAYNAVELEAIIGEYQTQANVLNKQIQDTQKDLDWLVLKINRISDSGRKAPRALKSSVVSKEKKLARLKNEKERLDEIIAGYESAFQATMKKAGTKKTTAMSAPIKSTPIPVKVPDVSMAQGKISDIEMAVKKAGLEDWVEVLNADGGCAKINNTLPILFSSGSAALAKEYKRFLKKLARFLKPYDVKIYVNGFADPDPINTKRYPSNFELGASRAANIVHEMVRYGLKPAIFKIGTTGEYRFAAKVPSQNKSFQRRAQVTVVFSS is encoded by the coding sequence ATGGATGCCTTTTCTTTAAAGCTACGATCAATGGCCCGGATGTTGTCTGCCACCCTCCCGGCAGTCGCCATCCTTATTTTTTGCACAGCCAACGCAAACGGCTATTATGATAACAAAAAATTAAACACCGGCGCCTACAACGCTGTCGAGCTTGAGGCCATCATCGGAGAGTATCAGACCCAGGCCAATGTCTTGAATAAGCAGATTCAGGATACCCAAAAGGATTTGGACTGGCTGGTCCTGAAAATCAACCGTATCTCGGATTCCGGCCGGAAAGCCCCTAGGGCACTTAAATCCTCGGTGGTTTCCAAAGAGAAAAAATTGGCCCGTCTCAAAAATGAAAAGGAACGCCTGGACGAAATAATTGCCGGCTATGAAAGCGCTTTTCAGGCAACCATGAAAAAAGCGGGTACAAAAAAAACAACCGCAATGTCCGCACCCATAAAATCCACCCCCATACCCGTAAAGGTCCCCGACGTCTCCATGGCCCAGGGCAAAATTTCAGACATTGAAATGGCTGTAAAAAAAGCCGGCCTCGAAGATTGGGTTGAAGTGCTTAACGCCGATGGTGGTTGTGCCAAAATAAATAACACCCTGCCCATCCTGTTTTCGTCAGGCAGCGCCGCCTTGGCCAAAGAATATAAACGCTTTTTAAAAAAATTGGCCCGTTTCCTTAAACCCTATGATGTAAAAATATACGTCAATGGCTTTGCGGACCCGGACCCCATCAACACCAAAAGATATCCCTCCAACTTTGAACTGGGTGCCTCCCGCGCCGCAAACATCGTTCATGAGATGGTCAGGTACGGTCTGAAACCGGCTATCTTCAAAATCGGCACCACCGGTGAATACCGGTTTGCCGCAAAGGTTCCTTCACAAAATAAATCCTTTCAGAGACGGGCTCAAGTGACTGTGGTTTTCAGTAGCTGA
- a CDS encoding prepilin peptidase → MVQYPIVIPAFIFILGACIGSFLNVVIFRLPAGESIVSPPSHCPKCENALPFYLNIPILSYALLRGKCHFCSTPISLRYPAVELLTGIVCLLLFHKFGLTLETAFWIIFASTLIAVSFIDIDHQIIPDVISIPGIFIFASSVYFVPGMNFYQTALGILAGGGILYAVAYGYYFLKGISGMGGGDIKLLAMIGAATGLPGILFTLFAGSLLGTAGGIISMVMERKRDFKLKIPFGPFLSAGALIYVLWGEQLIRWYITLLAH, encoded by the coding sequence ATGGTTCAATATCCGATAGTTATCCCTGCATTCATTTTCATTCTAGGCGCCTGCATCGGCAGCTTTCTCAACGTCGTCATTTTCAGGCTGCCGGCCGGTGAATCCATTGTAAGCCCGCCAAGCCACTGCCCAAAGTGCGAAAACGCCCTTCCGTTCTATCTGAACATCCCCATACTAAGCTACGCCCTGCTCCGGGGGAAATGCCATTTCTGCAGCACCCCTATTTCACTGCGCTATCCTGCAGTGGAACTGCTCACAGGCATCGTCTGCCTGCTACTATTTCATAAATTCGGCCTCACCCTGGAAACCGCCTTCTGGATCATATTTGCATCCACTCTGATTGCGGTATCGTTCATAGACATTGACCACCAGATCATTCCGGACGTTATTTCCATTCCCGGAATTTTTATTTTTGCCTCTTCTGTTTATTTTGTCCCCGGCATGAACTTTTACCAGACCGCACTTGGCATTCTGGCCGGAGGCGGAATCCTTTACGCGGTGGCTTACGGTTATTATTTCTTAAAAGGGATTTCCGGAATGGGGGGCGGAGATATCAAACTGCTCGCCATGATCGGCGCGGCCACCGGACTGCCGGGCATACTGTTCACCCTGTTTGCAGGGTCCCTTTTGGGCACTGCCGGCGGAATCATTTCAATGGTTATGGAAAGAAAAAGGGATTTTAAGCTGAAAATCCCTTTTGGCCCCTTTTTATCAGCAGGTGCATTGATTTACGTACTCTGGGGGGAACAATTGATACGGTGGTATATAACCCTTCTTGCCCACTGA
- a CDS encoding tRNA 2-thiocytidine(32) synthetase TtcA, with protein MGKRLDKKLNHSLGKAVHDWQMIENGDRILVGVSGGKDSLSLLHLLASLKKKAPVSFDIIPVHIDPGFEGSFAPALQTYTDTVSRDLYPGLRIEYTDYGLQAHSGKNRENPCFLCSRLRRKRLFELARDHGCKKVALGHNKDDLIETLFINIFYAGKIGTMKPRQSFFNGALDIIRPLSYVEADDLRRLSRLMGMPGFDNPCPSAGRTKREEVRKMLEGMYRHNKHIKGNIFRAMGNVSRDYLLETHP; from the coding sequence TTGGGAAAGAGGCTGGACAAAAAACTGAATCACAGCCTGGGCAAGGCTGTTCATGACTGGCAGATGATTGAAAACGGCGACCGTATTTTGGTCGGTGTCTCCGGCGGAAAAGACAGCCTCTCCCTTTTACACCTTTTAGCTTCCCTGAAAAAAAAAGCACCCGTATCATTTGATATCATACCGGTGCATATTGATCCCGGATTTGAGGGATCATTTGCACCGGCTCTCCAGACCTATACGGACACCGTTTCCCGGGACCTCTACCCGGGACTCCGTATCGAATATACAGATTACGGTCTCCAGGCCCACTCGGGCAAAAATCGTGAAAATCCATGCTTCCTGTGCAGTCGCCTGAGGCGCAAACGGCTTTTTGAGCTGGCCCGGGACCATGGATGCAAGAAAGTCGCCCTTGGCCATAATAAGGATGACCTCATCGAAACCCTGTTTATCAATATTTTTTATGCCGGAAAGATCGGCACCATGAAACCCAGGCAATCTTTTTTTAACGGAGCTCTTGATATCATCCGGCCGCTGTCATATGTTGAGGCCGATGATTTGCGAAGGTTGTCACGATTAATGGGCATGCCCGGGTTTGACAATCCCTGCCCCAGCGCAGGCCGGACCAAAAGGGAAGAGGTTCGCAAGATGCTGGAAGGCATGTACAGGCACAACAAACACATAAAAGGAAATATATTCCGGGCAATGGGAAACGTTTCCCGGGATTATCTTTTAGAGACGCACCCATGA
- a CDS encoding HU family DNA-binding protein, with product MNKGDLINKVSDVLNSKKEAQAAVDCMIEAITEALANNDSVTLVGFGTFKTAERKARKGRNPQTGKEIEIPARNVPKFVPGKALKDAVK from the coding sequence ATGAACAAAGGCGATTTAATCAACAAGGTTTCAGACGTTCTGAACAGCAAGAAAGAAGCCCAGGCTGCAGTAGACTGCATGATTGAAGCGATCACGGAGGCACTTGCCAACAACGATTCTGTAACTCTCGTCGGCTTTGGCACATTTAAAACAGCAGAAAGAAAAGCCAGAAAGGGCAGAAATCCCCAGACCGGTAAAGAAATCGAAATCCCTGCCAGAAATGTACCCAAATTCGTTCCGGGCAAAGCCCTTAAAGACGCCGTAAAATAA
- a CDS encoding DNA-directed RNA polymerase subunit omega — protein MARVTIEDCLKNVDNRFSLVHLAAKRIRQVREGADLLVKSSKNEDVVTVLREIAANRIVAKKNTDTEDE, from the coding sequence GTGGCTCGCGTAACCATAGAAGATTGTTTGAAAAACGTGGATAACCGGTTCAGTCTTGTTCATCTGGCTGCCAAACGGATTCGCCAGGTCCGTGAAGGCGCTGATCTTTTGGTAAAATCTTCAAAAAACGAAGATGTCGTCACCGTGCTCCGGGAGATTGCGGCCAACCGAATCGTTGCCAAAAAAAATACCGACACTGAAGACGAATAG
- the lon gene encoding endopeptidase La, translating to MAEADIDDLIEIIEKEGNIEEIPKTLPMMPVRDVVVFTDMLLPLFVGREKSIKAVEECVEYDRYVFLSAQKDSDVEKPGADDVYDIGTIGRVQKMIKLPDGRIKALVQGIAKAKIVEYVQKRSFFKVMVEVLEDVEPEEIDIEIEALMRNVKENSEKLLALKGEFAGDVGDLLSHIDSPGKLADLVASNLNLKVGDAQSLLEITDTVARLVQVNDLLARELDLSTVQAKIQTHVKDEISKNQRDYYLREQVKAIHRELGESDDKLAELAEFKAKIKKCKMPEECEKEALKQVKRLEQMHFDSSEASVVRTYLDCIVELPWSKVTKDFLDIKKAKEVLDQNHYGLDKAKERILEYLSVRKLNPKKKGQIICFVGPPGVGKTSLGQAIAKSMKRKFHRVSLGGIRDEAEIRGHRRTYIGAMPGRILQGLRQCGTANPVFMLDEIDKLGSDFRGDPSSALLEALDPEQNSEFSDHYLNMPFDLSNVLFILTANMADTIPSALLDRMEVIYISGYTRQEKVAIAKRHLFPRKLKDNGLIRRSIHISPNAMESIVSEYTLEAGLRGLERRLDKICRKIARQIAEGKKGRFGITKNNLAKYLGPPQYINELDQEESQVGLATGLAWTEVGGEHLYIETSLFPGKGELQLTGQIGEVMQESARAALTYIKANQERLGIDKDAFDTHDIHIHVPAGAIPKDGPSAGIAMATALVSAFTGIKVNNKVGMTGEISLRGRVLPIGGLKEKALGALRAGIKEVIIPEKNRKDLHDIPKAVKAKLKFTCVKDVREVLEIALEGDASGKKVAKSKSKKRANK from the coding sequence ATGGCAGAAGCAGATATTGATGATCTTATTGAGATTATAGAAAAAGAAGGCAATATAGAAGAAATTCCCAAAACCCTCCCCATGATGCCGGTCAGGGACGTGGTCGTGTTTACGGATATGCTGCTTCCCCTGTTTGTCGGACGGGAAAAGTCCATCAAAGCCGTAGAAGAATGCGTGGAATATGACCGGTATGTTTTCCTATCCGCCCAAAAGGATTCCGACGTTGAAAAACCGGGCGCTGATGATGTCTATGATATCGGGACCATCGGCCGTGTCCAGAAAATGATCAAACTGCCCGACGGCAGAATAAAGGCGCTTGTTCAGGGGATCGCCAAGGCAAAAATTGTAGAATACGTTCAGAAGCGTTCGTTTTTCAAGGTCATGGTCGAGGTGCTTGAAGATGTTGAGCCCGAAGAAATCGATATTGAAATCGAAGCGCTCATGCGCAATGTCAAGGAGAACAGTGAAAAGCTGCTGGCGCTCAAGGGTGAGTTCGCGGGTGATGTTGGGGATCTGCTCTCCCATATTGATTCTCCCGGCAAACTGGCCGACCTGGTGGCGTCAAACCTGAATCTCAAGGTGGGTGACGCCCAGTCGCTTTTGGAAATTACGGACACGGTGGCCCGCTTGGTCCAGGTCAATGACCTGTTGGCCAGGGAATTGGATCTGTCCACAGTGCAGGCTAAAATCCAGACCCATGTCAAAGATGAAATCTCCAAGAACCAGCGGGACTATTATCTGCGCGAGCAGGTCAAGGCCATCCACAGGGAGCTGGGGGAAAGCGACGACAAGCTGGCGGAGTTGGCCGAGTTTAAGGCCAAAATTAAAAAATGCAAGATGCCGGAAGAATGTGAGAAAGAAGCCTTAAAGCAGGTAAAACGCCTGGAACAGATGCATTTTGATTCTTCAGAGGCATCCGTAGTCAGGACTTATCTGGACTGCATTGTGGAACTGCCCTGGAGCAAGGTTACTAAGGATTTTCTGGACATAAAGAAGGCCAAAGAGGTACTTGACCAGAACCATTATGGCCTGGATAAAGCCAAAGAACGGATTTTGGAATATCTGAGTGTCCGGAAGCTCAATCCCAAGAAAAAGGGGCAGATTATCTGTTTTGTCGGCCCTCCGGGTGTGGGGAAGACTTCCCTGGGCCAGGCCATTGCCAAGTCCATGAAGCGTAAGTTCCACAGGGTTTCTTTGGGCGGTATCCGGGATGAAGCAGAGATCCGTGGCCATCGGCGGACCTATATCGGCGCCATGCCTGGCCGGATTTTGCAGGGGCTCCGCCAATGCGGCACCGCCAATCCGGTGTTCATGCTGGATGAAATTGATAAGCTGGGCAGTGATTTTAGAGGCGATCCCTCGTCCGCACTCCTGGAAGCCCTGGATCCGGAGCAGAATTCTGAGTTTTCCGATCACTACCTGAACATGCCCTTTGACCTGTCAAATGTGCTTTTTATCCTGACGGCCAATATGGCGGATACCATTCCTTCCGCGCTGTTGGACAGGATGGAGGTCATTTATATTTCCGGCTACACCCGCCAGGAAAAGGTGGCGATTGCCAAACGGCATCTTTTCCCCAGAAAACTCAAGGACAACGGCCTGATCCGACGCTCAATCCATATCAGCCCCAATGCCATGGAGTCCATTGTTTCCGAGTATACACTGGAAGCTGGGCTGCGCGGACTTGAGCGCCGGCTGGATAAAATATGCAGAAAAATTGCACGCCAGATTGCCGAAGGCAAAAAAGGCCGGTTTGGCATTACCAAAAATAATCTGGCAAAATATCTGGGGCCCCCCCAGTATATCAACGAACTGGACCAGGAGGAAAGCCAGGTGGGCCTGGCAACAGGTCTGGCCTGGACAGAGGTTGGTGGCGAGCATCTGTATATTGAAACCTCATTGTTTCCGGGCAAGGGCGAACTGCAGCTCACCGGGCAGATCGGAGAGGTGATGCAGGAGTCTGCCCGGGCTGCATTGACCTATATTAAGGCCAATCAGGAGCGCCTGGGGATTGATAAAGACGCTTTTGACACCCATGATATTCATATTCATGTGCCTGCAGGCGCCATTCCTAAAGACGGACCGTCGGCGGGCATCGCCATGGCAACTGCCCTAGTTTCCGCCTTCACCGGCATCAAGGTCAACAACAAGGTCGGCATGACCGGAGAGATTTCCCTGCGGGGAAGGGTGCTGCCCATCGGAGGACTCAAAGAAAAGGCTCTTGGGGCGCTTCGCGCAGGGATCAAAGAGGTGATCATTCCTGAGAAGAACCGGAAAGATCTCCATGATATTCCCAAAGCGGTCAAGGCCAAGCTCAAGTTCACCTGCGTCAAGGATGTGAGAGAGGTGCTTGAAATTGCCCTGGAAGGCGATGCCTCAGGAAAAAAAGTTGCCAAATCAAAATCCAAGAAGAGGGCAAATAAATAG
- a CDS encoding GTP cyclohydrolase I FolE2 yields the protein MIDIQNQPDFRNIPIDKVGIKGLKYPVTVRDKNQGSQSTVAEISMYVDLPHQCKGTHMSRFVELLHVFRSQISLESLTSILEDMKTTLGAKSSHIEISFPYFIEKTSPSTGSRGLMDYECTIVGSANSGKKTDIVLKVAVPVTSVCPCSKEISEYGAHNQRGEVLVCTRFHKFIWIEDMVNLVEESASCDIFSVLKRADEKFVTEKAYNNPKFVEDIARDVAKELLEDDNITWFSVSAENFESIHNHSAYAYIEHPREK from the coding sequence ATGATTGATATCCAGAACCAGCCGGATTTCCGGAATATTCCCATCGACAAAGTGGGAATCAAGGGGTTGAAATACCCGGTGACCGTACGGGACAAAAACCAGGGCTCCCAGTCCACCGTGGCCGAGATCAGTATGTATGTTGACCTGCCCCACCAGTGCAAGGGCACCCATATGAGCCGGTTTGTTGAATTGCTTCATGTGTTCAGAAGCCAGATTTCCCTGGAGTCCCTGACCAGCATTTTAGAGGACATGAAGACCACCCTGGGCGCAAAGTCCTCGCACATTGAAATTTCTTTTCCCTATTTTATTGAAAAAACCTCCCCCAGTACCGGTTCCAGAGGCTTGATGGACTATGAGTGCACCATTGTGGGCTCTGCGAATTCAGGTAAAAAGACAGACATCGTTTTAAAGGTGGCTGTGCCGGTCACCTCAGTCTGTCCATGCTCCAAGGAAATTTCCGAATACGGGGCCCATAACCAGCGGGGAGAGGTGCTGGTATGCACCCGGTTCCATAAGTTCATCTGGATTGAAGATATGGTCAATCTGGTGGAAGAATCGGCTTCATGCGATATTTTTTCAGTATTGAAGCGGGCTGACGAAAAATTCGTTACGGAAAAAGCGTACAATAATCCCAAGTTTGTGGAAGATATCGCCAGGGACGTGGCCAAGGAACTCCTTGAAGACGATAACATCACCTGGTTTTCAGTGAGCGCTGAAAATTTTGAATCCATTCACAACCACAGCGCCTACGCCTATATCGAGCATCCCCGGGAAAAATAA